CCTTGATCTGTCCCGTGTGCGGTCGCGACCGGACCTTTCCGGTGGCTGCGTGGTTGAGCTCGCTCAAGGCGGCCCGGCCGCCAGCCGTGGCCCATGCCGCGGTGCGAGCGCGCCGCGAGGTCATGCGCGGGCGCCTGGGTGAGCGCCACGTCCCGGCCCGCGCGGGCCGGCTGGCCGCGCCCTACGAGGACGCCTCCTGAGCCTCCTCATCCCGCCCGCTGGCGCACGCTGACCCGCTCCCGGCCGGGCCCCCGGGTCTCACGCCTCCCGCGACCTCGCCTCCCGCGACCTCGGCTCGACTCTTCCCGGGGGAGTCGATAGGCTCGTCGCGGCTCTGCGGGTCCCGCCTGCCGCCCACGACCTCGCTCGTCCCGGGGAGGACCCGACCGTGAACCCGTTTCTCGCCGCCTGCCGGAGGCGCCCGACCGGCTTCACGCCGGTGTGGCTCATGCGCCAGGCCGGCCGCTACCTCCCCGAGTACCGCGCCATCCGGGAACGCCTCGGCTTCCTCGAGCTCTGCAAGACCCCCGAGGTCGCCGCCGAGGTGACTCTGCTGCCCGTCGAGCGCCTCGGCGTGGACGCGGCGATCCTGTTCGCCGACATCCTCCTGGTCGTCGAACCGCTGGACGTCGGCCTCGAATTCGCGCAGGGCGAGGGGCCGGTGATCCACCGGCCGGTCCGCTCGGGTGCCGACGTGGCGCGCCTCCGCGAGTCCGACCCGCTCGAGACCGTGCCGTTCGTGTTCGAGACCGTGCGGCGCGCCCGGCGGGCGCTGGCCGACCGGGTTCCGCTCATCGGCTTCGCGGGTGCCCCATTCACCGTGGCCTCGTACCTGGTCGAAGGCGGCGCCTCGCGGGATTACCTGTGGACGAAGCGACTCATGTACACGGACGCCGGCGCCTGGCATGGGCTGCTCGGCCTCCTGGCCCGAACCATCGCCGGCTACCTGAACGGCCAGATCGCCGCGGGCGTCCAGGCCGTCCAGCTCTTCGACTCGTGGGTGGGATGCCTCTCTCCGGACGACTACCGTGAGTTCATCCTTCCCCATACGCGGAGCGTGATCGAGGCCCTCACCCCCGGCGTCCCGGTCATCCACTTCGGGACCGGCACCGCGGGCCTCCTCGAGGCCTTCCGGGCGGCGGGCGGCGACGTCCTCGGCCTCGACTGGCGCGTGGACCTGGGGGCGGCCTGGGCGCGGGTCGGGCACGACGTCGCGGTGCAGGGAAACCTCGACCCTGCCGCCCTCCTGGGGCCGCCGGCCGAGATCCGTCGGCGCGTCCAGGCCATTCTGGCCCGGGCGGGAGGACGACCCGGGCACGTCTTCAACCTGGGGCACGGCGTGCTGCCCGAGACGCCGGTCGAGCACGTCCTCGCGCTGGTCGACGCGGTCCACGAGCTGTCGGCGCGGTAGATGGGGACGATGCCCCGGCCGATCGGCGCCGTGCTGCTGATCGCGTTCGGCGGGCCCGAGAAGCCCGAGGACATCCGCCCGTTTCTCCGGAACGTGACGCGTGGCCGCCCCATCCCGGCGGCTCGCCTCGAGGAGGTCGCCCATCACTACGAGCGGATCGGGGGGCGTTCCCCCTTCAACGAGCTCACCTTCCGCCAGGCCGAGGCGCTGCGGGCGCGGCTCCGAGCGGATGGACTCGGCCTGCCGGTCTACGTGGGCATGCGGAACTGGACGCCCTATCTCCACGAGACGCTCGCCGCCATGGGCGCGGAGGGCGTCCAGCAGGCGCTCGGCGTGATCCTCTCGGCGCATCAGACCGAGGCGTCCTGGGATCGCTACCAGGCGAACGTGGCCGAGGCGCGCGCCCGGGTGAGCGCCGGGGCCCCGGTGGTGGAGTACGCGCCGCCCTGGTTCGACCGGCCGGGCTTCATCGAGGCCATGGCGGATCGGGTCCGCGAGGCGCTCGAGGGGATCCCGGCGGCGGCCCGGGCGGACGCCCCGGTCGTCTTCACGGCGCACAGCGTCCCGGTGGGGATGGCGGACGGCTCGCCGTACGTCGGGCAGATCACCGCGTCGTCGCGCCTCGTCGCCGAGCGCCTCGGGGCGGCCGGCCCCATCCGGTGGTCGGTCGCCTACCAGAGCCGGAGCGGACGGCCCGATGAGCCCTGGCTCGAGCCGGACGTGGGAAGCGAGATCCGGCGCCTGGCCGCCGCCGGCGTCTGTCACGTCGTGGTGGCGCCGATCGGCTTCGTGTGCGACCACGTCGAGGTGCTCTACGATCTCGATGTGGAGGCCCGGGCGACCGCGGCCGCGTGTGGCGTCGGCTTCCGCCGGGCAGCCACCGTCGGCGACCATCCCGCGTTCATCGGGATGCTGGCCGGCGTCGTGCGCGAGACGGTCTCCGGCACCGGGCCCACCCGCCCTTGACAGCTTCTCCGACTGACCGGTAGAGTCCCCACCATGAGAGCGAGGCGAGCCCGAATTCTCGCGCTGGTACTGCTCGCCGCCACCGTCGCGGCGGTCTTCGCCCAGTCCGGACCTCCGGTGGCCCGAGCGTTCGCGGCACCGATGGACCGGGTCTTCGCCGTGGCCGAGTCGGCCCTGAAGAGCCTCGGCTGGACGATCGACGAGAAAGACGGCAAGGCCGGCTGGATCCGGACGGACTCCCGCGGGGTCGACTTCAAGGACTTCGGCGTGTACGGCCAGGGGACCCGCCACAAGCTCCGGCTCACGTTCACGGCGGCCGGAGAGGGCCAGACGGCGGTCGCCGTGGAGCGGGAGCTCTACAAGGAAGAGCGCATCCTCTGGATGACGGACCGGAAGCCCCTCCAGGCGAGCGACCGCGCCGTGGAGCTGGCCGTCCTCGACGAGATCGGCCGTCTCGTCCCCGCCGTGGCGGCGGCGCCCGGCCCGGCCATCCAGGCGCCCCCGGCCGCCGGACCGGAGCGGAGTTACCGGGTGACCTATCGCGTGAAGGGCTCGGCCGGCTCGGCCCGGCTCATCTACCGGAACGCCCAGGGCGGCACCGAGGAGGCGACCGTCCGGCTCCCGTGGGAGGCGTCCTTCGAGGCCAAGAGCGGGAGCCCGCTCTACGTTTCCGCCCTGAATCAGGGCGCGGCCGGCACCGTGTCGTGCGAGATCCTGCTCGAGGAGGAGAGCCGCGCGACATCCACCTCGACGGGCGCCGGCGCGCTGGCCGAGTGCCGGAACACCGCCGAGCGGCGGTAGCCCGCGCATCCGCCGGGCCGCCTTCTCCCGGGGCTCTCGGAGGGATGTCGAGGCCCGCTCCCCCGACCTTGATTTTGCCCTGCGGTCCGCCCAGAATAGCGGCACCGCGCACCCGGTACAGGAGGAGGTGATCGGGGACCCCCTCGGGGCATCGCCATCACGGATTCGCCGCGTGAACCCTAACTCCAAAGCATTCCACTCTCCCGGAGGTCAGACCATGAGGCTTCGCACGATCGTTCCCACTCTCGCCCTGCTGCTGGCGGCGGGGCTGCTCCTGGCCCTGCCCGGCGGCGGGGTCGCTCAGACGAAGACGGTCAAGATCGGGATGTCGCTCCCCATCACCGGGGCCGACGCCGATTCGGCCGATGCCATCCGGAAGGGCGCCGAGATGGCCATCGAGGAGATCAACCAGAAGGGCGGCGCCGGGGGCTACAAGTTCGAGGCGGTCGTCTACGACAGCGCCACGCCGGCGGCCGGGCAGTACGATCCCGCCCAGGCCGCCACCAACTACAAGAAGTTCGTCGCCGACAACGCGGTCATCGCGGCCGTCGGCCCGATAATGAGCGGCGAAGGCAAGGCCATCTCGCCGATCCTGAGCGAGGCCGACATGGCCACCGTCACCTCCAGCTCGACCAATCCGGACATCACCGACCCGAAGTTCAAGGACCAGTATCGGCCCAAGGGCAAGGCGGTCTACTTCCGCACCGTCACCACCGATGCCTACCAGGGCCCCAACATGGCCAACCACGCCTACCACAAGCTGAACGTCCGGAAGGTCTACGTCCTGGACGACAGCGGCGCCTTCGGGGTGGGCATCGCCGACTCCTTCTCGCGGCGCGCCAAAGAGCTGGGGATGACCATCCTCGGCCGTGACCAGCTCAACCCGAAGGAGGCCGACTACAAGACGATCCTGACCAAGATCAAGGGGATGAGCCCCGACGCCGTCTACTACGGCGGCGTCCAGCAGGCCGGGGTGAAGCTGGCCCGCCAGGCCTACGAGGTCATGCCCAAGGTCCACAAGCTCGGGTCCGACGGCTTGTACGACCTGGCTTTCCCGGAGCAGGCCGGCAAGGAAGCGGCTGAAGGGTGGTGGGCCTCGAACGCGTCGCCCGACATGCTCGACGATCCCAAGGCCAAGGAGTGGATCAACAAGTTCAAGTCGAAGTTCAAGCGTGATCCGACCAACTACGCGATCACGTCCTACAACGCCGTCCTGGCGATCGCCGACTCCGTCGAGCGGATCGCCAAGAGCGGCAAGCCCGTCACCAAGACGGCCGTCCGCGAGGCCCTGGAGAAGACCGACCTGAAGAATACCCTGCAGGGGCCGATCAGCTTCGACGAGAACGGCGACATCAAGACGAAGATCGTCGCCCTCTATCAGGTGAAGGACGGCAAGTTCAAGTACGTCGGGGTCGCCCCCGAGAAGTAACGACAGGGTCTGGCGCCGGGCGGGCGGCGCAGGCCGCCCGCCCCGGCCCCCCGCATGAGCGCCTTCGACGTCCTCCTCCAGCAGCTCGTCAACGGGCTCGCCCTGGGGCTCATGTACGCCTTGCTGGCCCTGGGGTTCACGATGGTCTACGGCATCATCGAGCTGATCAACTTCGCCCACTTCTCGGTCTTCATGGCCGGGACCTTCATCGGGCTCTTGACGCTCAACCTCTTGGGCTTCACGGGCTCGTCGCAAGCGCTGAGCGGCTTCCCGCTACTGGGGACGCTCCTGCTCGTCTTCGCCGTGACGATGCTGGCGACCGGGCTCCTCGGCGTGGCGATCGAGCGGATCTGCCTCCGCCCGATGCGTGGCCTCTCCGGCACCGCGCCCATGATCACCACCATCGGCGTGTCCTTCATCCTGGTCAACATCGTCCTCCTCGCCCTCGGGCCGCAGACTCGGCCCTTCCCCGCCATCATTCCGGACTGGCGGTGGCCGATCGGCCAGGCCGAGGTGACGCTCCGGCAGGTACTGCTGGGCGTGGCCGGCCTCGCGCTGATGCTGGCCCTGAACTACCTTGTCCAGCGCACGGCGCTCGGCAAGGCGATGCGCGCCACTGCCCAGGACGCCGACGCCGCCCAGATGATGGGCGTGGACGTGGACCGGATCATCGTGCTGACCTTCTTCCTGGGCTCCGCGTTGGCCGGGGCGGGGAGCCTCTTCTTCGGCTTCTACTACGGTTTCACCGGCTTCTACATCGGCTACACCACCGGGCTGCGGGCCTTCACCTCGGCGGTGCTGGGCGGTATCGGCAACATCCCGGGAGCGGTCCTCGGCGCCCTGATCATCGGCCTGGTCCAGTCGCTCGGCGGCCAGCTGCTCGGGGTGCGGTGGACCGACGTCGTCATCTTCTCGATCCTGATCGCCGTGCTCGTCTTCCGGCCCGCCGGGCTCTTCGGCGTGCAGACCCCGCAGAAAGCGTGAGGGCCTGATGCGGGCCGGCGGGTGGGCGGCGTGGTGGGCGGGCACCGCGGCGGGAGCCCGCTGGGAGACGCTGCCGCTCACCCGCCGGCGCCAGATCTGGGCGGTGGTGCTGCTGGCGGTCGGGATCGCCGTCCCGCTGGTGGACCCGAACGCCGCCAACGCGGACGCCTGGGCCAACGCGTTCGTGTACGTGCTGCTGGCGCTCGGCCTGAACATCGTGGTCGGCTTCGCGGGCCTCCTCGACCTCGGCTACGCGGCGTTCTTCGCCATCGGCGCCTACGCCTACGCGGTCTCGGCCTCGTATCAGCTCAAGCCGACCTGGTCCGATGCCTGGCTCCCGCTCTACTGGCTCGGCCAGGTGAGCCGCATCCCGGCCTCGGCCGGTGGGCCCGACGCGGTCCAGCTCCACTTCTCCTTCTGGCCCATGCTGGCCATCGGCGCGCTCATCTGCGCGCTCTTCGGGGTCCTCTTCGGCGCCCCCACCCTGCGGCTCCGGGGGGACTACCTGGCCATCGTCACGCTCGGCTTCGGGGAGATCGTCCCGGTGGTGGCCCGGAACTGGGAATGGCTCACCAACGGCGCCCAGGGGCTGGGAGGCATCCGGACGCCGAGGCTGTTCGGCTGGAACTTCGGATTCTCGCCGATGCCCTATTACTTCCTGGGGCTCGCCCTGGTCGCGCTGGCGGTCTTCATCTCGTTCCGCCTCCAGGAGTCGCGGGTCGGCCGCGCCTGGATGGCGATCCGCGAGGACGAGCTGGCGGCCGGCGCCATGGGGGTGAACCACGTCCACTACAAGCTCCTGGCCTTCGGGATGGGAGCGGCGGTCGGCGGGCTCGGCGGCGTCTTCTACGTGGCCAAGCTCACGACGGCGACGCCCGACATGTTCCAGTTCCCGGTCTCGGTGATGGTCCTGGTCATGGTGGTGCTCGGCGGCATGGGATCGATCCGGGGCGTGGTGCTGTCCGCCTTGATCATCTCGTTCCTCCAGTCGGTGATCCTCCAGGAGCTGACGTTTTACGTGAACGCGCTCGGCCGCCTCGTCGGGAGCGCCTACCTCCAGAAGATCCAGCTCATCGAGGCGCTCGAGCTGATCTTCGGGATCATCCTGGTCCTCATGATGCTCTTCCGCCGGGAGGGCCTCTTTCCGGCGGTCCGGCGCGTCGCCGCGCTCACCCACGAGCAGCAGGCCGCGCTGCCGTCGCGGGGCGCCACCGTGCGGCTCTCCTGGGGCGAGGCCTCCGCGGGAACGGCGCCGCCGCGGGCGCTGCTCGAGATCGACGGGCTCACCAAGCGGTTCGGGGGCGTGGCCGCCGCCGACCGGATCGACCTCACCGTGGCCCGTCGCGAGCTCCTGAGCGTCATCGGCCCCAACGGCTCGGGAAAGACCACCCTCTTCAACCTCATCACGGGCCTGATCCCGCGCGACGGGGGGACGGTGCGGCTCGAGGGCGCCGTCATCAGCGGCCTCCCCTCCCACGAGATCGTGACCCGCGGGGTGGCGCGGACGTTCCAGAACATCCGCCTCTTCGGCAACCTGACGGTGCTGGAGAACGTGCTGGTCGCCCAGCACGCCCGGCTCCAGGCGGGGGCGACCGGCGCCGTCTTCCGGCCGCCACGGGTCCGCGCCGAGGAGCGCCAGGCCGTGGAGAACGGGCTGGAGGTCCTGGGGCTCTTCGGCAACCGGCTCCTGCCACGGCTCGACCATCCCGCCTACGGGCTCTCGTACGCCAACCGGCGACGGCTCGAGATCGCCCGGGCGCTGGCAACACGGCCCAGGCTCCTGCTCCTGGACGAGCCGACCGCCGGCATGAACCCGGCCGAAACGCTCGAGCTGATGGATCTGATCCGCGCCCTCCGGGAGCTCGAGATCACAGTCATCCTCATCGAGCACAAGCTGGACGTCGTGATGGACATCTCGGACCGCATCGCGGTGCTCGACCACGGGGTCAAGATCGCCGACGGGCGGCCGGCTCAGGTCCGCAACGACGACAAGGTGATCGAGGCGTACCTGGGGCGGCGCCGGCGGGCGGCCTGATGGGCACGGACGGGCGGCCGCTGCTCGAGTTCGCCGAGGTCCATACCTACTACGGCCCGCTCCACGTCCTCAAGGGGGTCTCCTACGAGATCCGCGAGGGCGAGATCGTCTCCCTCCTCGGCGGGAACGCGTCCGGCAAGTCGACGACCCTCAAGACCGTCCTCGGCCTCGTGCGGCCCCGGCAGGGGACGGTGGTCTACCGCGGCGAGCCGATCCACACCCTGCGGACGAGCGAGATCGTGCGCCGCGGGATCGCGCCCGTCCCCGAGGGGCGCCGCGTCTTTCCGAAGATGACCGTCCTCGAGAACCTCGAGATGGGCCGCTATACGCGCCGGCACGAGCCCGGATTCGACGCCGAGCTCGAGCGCGTCTACGGGCTCTTCCCGGTCCTCCGGGAGCGACGCAGCCAGCTGGCCGGCACCCTGTCCGGCGGCGAGCAGCAGATGCTCGCGATCGGCCGGGCCCTGATGGCCAATCCGACGCTCCTCTGCATGGACGAGCCCTCGATGGGACTCTCGCCCGGCTACGTGGAGCAGGTCTTCGACATCATCAAGACGATCAACCAGCAGGGGACGACGATCTTCCTGGTCGAGCAGAACGTGAACATGGCCCTGTCCATCGCCCATCGCGGCTACGTCCTCCAGATGGGCGAGGTCGTGCTCGCCGGCACCGCTCAGGAGCTCGCCGAGAACCCCTTGATCAAGAAGGCCTACCTGGGGACGGCCGTCGAGGCGTGAACCGCATCCTGCCGCCGTGACGCGCCTGCCGCCCCGTGAGCCGCTCGGCTTCTTCCCGACGCCCCTTCATCCGCTCGCCCGGCTCACCGCGCACCTCGGCGGACCCCGGCTCTTCATCAAGCGCGACGACCTGACTGGCTTCGCGCTGGGCGGGAACAAGGTCCGCAAGCTCGAGTTCTTCCTCGGCGAGGCCCGCGCCGGCGGCGCCGACGTCCTCCTCACCGCCGGGGGCCATCAGTCGAATCACGCCCGGATCACCGCCGCCGCCGCGGCCCGCGCCGGCTTCGACTGCATCCTCGTCCTGTCGGGGGGCCGTCCGGCGGTCCTCACCGGCAACCTCGCCCTCGATCGGCTCTTCGGCGCCGAGGTCCGGTTCGTCGGCGCCGGCGCCGAGCGGATGCCGGCGCTCCAGGCGCTGGCCGCGGAGCTACGGCGGGCCGGACGCCGCCCGCTCCTCATTCCCATCGGGGGCTCGACGCCGCTGGGGGCGCTCGGGTACGTCGAGGCCGCCCGCGAGGCGGCGGTCCAGCTCGGGGCGCTCGGCGTCAGGCCGGCGGCCCTCGTGCACTCGTCGTCGTCCGGCGGGACCCAGGCCGGCCTCGTCGTCGGCTGCCGGGCGGCGGGCCTCCCGGCGCGCGTGATCGGGGTGAGCGCCGATGAGACCCGGGCCGACCTCACACGCATGGTCGCCGACATCGTGGGACCACTCGCCGAGACGGTGGCGGCGCCGGTACCGCCCACGGAAGCGATCGAGGTGCTGGACGACTACGTGGGCGAGGGCTACGGCCTCCCGACCCCCGCCTCCGAGGAGGCCACCCGGCTCTTCGCCCGCCTCGAGGGAATCCCGCTCGATCCGACCTACGGCGCCAAGGCGGCGGCCGGCCTCATCGACCTCTGCCGCCGGGGCGCCTTCCGCGAGGCCGACGCCGTCTGCTTCTGGCACACGGGCGGGGCGACGTGGCACCGTCCGGAGAGCTTCCTCGCCCTCGAGGGAGAGGGCTAGCGCGAGGGTGCCGAGCGCGTGTGAGCGGGACGGTGAGGGGGCCGAGTCAGGATGCCGAGCCCGAGCGGGCCCGGGTGGGCCTCTGCTGGGACTGCCGGTGGGCGCGCCGCGTCACCAGCGGACGGGGCTCGGTGTTCTTCCTCTGCCGGCGTGCCGAGACCGATCCCGCCTACCCGAAGTATCCGGGCCTGCCCCGGCTCCGCTGCACGGGCCACGAGCCCGGGCCGCCCGAGGAGGGCACCGCGGGCTGAGGCAGCGCCTTGTGCACGAACTCGATGAGCTTCTCGGTCGCGCGCTTGGCGGCCGACGAGCCCTGATTCCTGACCTCGACCTGGCCCCGCCTTGCGGTAGAGCGTGACGAAGCTGATGTCATGAGCCATGGGTTGGTCGTCCAGGGAGTCCGGCATGCACCTCTCGGCCCCGGGGGCGAGCATACACCACGTGTTCGGGCACGAGGCCGGGAGCGGCTCATGAGATGCTTGACAGATGCCTCATGAGATATGTACAGTTATCGTCATGATGCGCCCGCTTCAGGTCTATCTCGACGAGCACGACCTCGAGCGGCTCGACGCCTGGGCGCGCGAGCGCGGGTGGACCAAGTCCCAGGCTGTCCGCGTGGCCATTCGAGCCCTCACCCGCCGGCCGGCCGAGGACCCGCTGCTCGACCTGAGCGGCGATCTCGACGGGCTTCCCGGGGATCTCAGCGAGAACTTCGACCGTTACGTCAACGAGACGTTCGTTGCGGAACCGTCCGCTCCGTACCGCCCGCGGCGCCGGCGAAGCCGGTCGGCTGTTCGTCGATAGCGGCGCCTGGATCGCGCTGCGGAGCCGGCGCGACCAGCACCACACCGAGGCGGACCGGCTGTTCCGCGAGGCACTCCGGCGGCGCCTGCGTCTCATCACCACCAACCTCGTCCTCGCCGAGGTTCACCGCCTGACGCTGTTCCGAGTCGGTTCCCAGGCCGCCTCGCGGGCCCTGGATCGCATCGACGCGAGTCCGAGCATGACGGTTCACT
The sequence above is a segment of the Candidatus Methylomirabilota bacterium genome. Coding sequences within it:
- the hemE gene encoding uroporphyrinogen decarboxylase; its protein translation is MNPFLAACRRRPTGFTPVWLMRQAGRYLPEYRAIRERLGFLELCKTPEVAAEVTLLPVERLGVDAAILFADILLVVEPLDVGLEFAQGEGPVIHRPVRSGADVARLRESDPLETVPFVFETVRRARRALADRVPLIGFAGAPFTVASYLVEGGASRDYLWTKRLMYTDAGAWHGLLGLLARTIAGYLNGQIAAGVQAVQLFDSWVGCLSPDDYREFILPHTRSVIEALTPGVPVIHFGTGTAGLLEAFRAAGGDVLGLDWRVDLGAAWARVGHDVAVQGNLDPAALLGPPAEIRRRVQAILARAGGRPGHVFNLGHGVLPETPVEHVLALVDAVHELSAR
- a CDS encoding ribbon-helix-helix domain-containing protein; translated protein: MMRPLQVYLDEHDLERLDAWARERGWTKSQAVRVAIRALTRRPAEDPLLDLSGDLDGLPGDLSENFDRYVNETFVAEPSAPYRPRRRRSRSAVRR
- a CDS encoding branched-chain amino acid ABC transporter ATP-binding protein/permease produces the protein MRAGGWAAWWAGTAAGARWETLPLTRRRQIWAVVLLAVGIAVPLVDPNAANADAWANAFVYVLLALGLNIVVGFAGLLDLGYAAFFAIGAYAYAVSASYQLKPTWSDAWLPLYWLGQVSRIPASAGGPDAVQLHFSFWPMLAIGALICALFGVLFGAPTLRLRGDYLAIVTLGFGEIVPVVARNWEWLTNGAQGLGGIRTPRLFGWNFGFSPMPYYFLGLALVALAVFISFRLQESRVGRAWMAIREDELAAGAMGVNHVHYKLLAFGMGAAVGGLGGVFYVAKLTTATPDMFQFPVSVMVLVMVVLGGMGSIRGVVLSALIISFLQSVILQELTFYVNALGRLVGSAYLQKIQLIEALELIFGIILVLMMLFRREGLFPAVRRVAALTHEQQAALPSRGATVRLSWGEASAGTAPPRALLEIDGLTKRFGGVAAADRIDLTVARRELLSVIGPNGSGKTTLFNLITGLIPRDGGTVRLEGAVISGLPSHEIVTRGVARTFQNIRLFGNLTVLENVLVAQHARLQAGATGAVFRPPRVRAEERQAVENGLEVLGLFGNRLLPRLDHPAYGLSYANRRRLEIARALATRPRLLLLDEPTAGMNPAETLELMDLIRALRELEITVILIEHKLDVVMDISDRIAVLDHGVKIADGRPAQVRNDDKVIEAYLGRRRRAA
- a CDS encoding branched-chain amino acid ABC transporter permease is translated as MSAFDVLLQQLVNGLALGLMYALLALGFTMVYGIIELINFAHFSVFMAGTFIGLLTLNLLGFTGSSQALSGFPLLGTLLLVFAVTMLATGLLGVAIERICLRPMRGLSGTAPMITTIGVSFILVNIVLLALGPQTRPFPAIIPDWRWPIGQAEVTLRQVLLGVAGLALMLALNYLVQRTALGKAMRATAQDADAAQMMGVDVDRIIVLTFFLGSALAGAGSLFFGFYYGFTGFYIGYTTGLRAFTSAVLGGIGNIPGAVLGALIIGLVQSLGGQLLGVRWTDVVIFSILIAVLVFRPAGLFGVQTPQKA
- a CDS encoding MmpS family transport accessory protein — encoded protein: MRARRARILALVLLAATVAAVFAQSGPPVARAFAAPMDRVFAVAESALKSLGWTIDEKDGKAGWIRTDSRGVDFKDFGVYGQGTRHKLRLTFTAAGEGQTAVAVERELYKEERILWMTDRKPLQASDRAVELAVLDEIGRLVPAVAAAPGPAIQAPPAAGPERSYRVTYRVKGSAGSARLIYRNAQGGTEEATVRLPWEASFEAKSGSPLYVSALNQGAAGTVSCEILLEEESRATSTSTGAGALAECRNTAERR
- a CDS encoding D-cysteine desulfhydrase family protein, whose amino-acid sequence is MTRLPPREPLGFFPTPLHPLARLTAHLGGPRLFIKRDDLTGFALGGNKVRKLEFFLGEARAGGADVLLTAGGHQSNHARITAAAAARAGFDCILVLSGGRPAVLTGNLALDRLFGAEVRFVGAGAERMPALQALAAELRRAGRRPLLIPIGGSTPLGALGYVEAAREAAVQLGALGVRPAALVHSSSSGGTQAGLVVGCRAAGLPARVIGVSADETRADLTRMVADIVGPLAETVAAPVPPTEAIEVLDDYVGEGYGLPTPASEEATRLFARLEGIPLDPTYGAKAAAGLIDLCRRGAFREADAVCFWHTGGATWHRPESFLALEGEG
- a CDS encoding branched-chain amino acid ABC transporter substrate-binding protein, with the translated sequence MRLRTIVPTLALLLAAGLLLALPGGGVAQTKTVKIGMSLPITGADADSADAIRKGAEMAIEEINQKGGAGGYKFEAVVYDSATPAAGQYDPAQAATNYKKFVADNAVIAAVGPIMSGEGKAISPILSEADMATVTSSSTNPDITDPKFKDQYRPKGKAVYFRTVTTDAYQGPNMANHAYHKLNVRKVYVLDDSGAFGVGIADSFSRRAKELGMTILGRDQLNPKEADYKTILTKIKGMSPDAVYYGGVQQAGVKLARQAYEVMPKVHKLGSDGLYDLAFPEQAGKEAAEGWWASNASPDMLDDPKAKEWINKFKSKFKRDPTNYAITSYNAVLAIADSVERIAKSGKPVTKTAVREALEKTDLKNTLQGPISFDENGDIKTKIVALYQVKDGKFKYVGVAPEK
- a CDS encoding ABC transporter ATP-binding protein, encoding MGTDGRPLLEFAEVHTYYGPLHVLKGVSYEIREGEIVSLLGGNASGKSTTLKTVLGLVRPRQGTVVYRGEPIHTLRTSEIVRRGIAPVPEGRRVFPKMTVLENLEMGRYTRRHEPGFDAELERVYGLFPVLRERRSQLAGTLSGGEQQMLAIGRALMANPTLLCMDEPSMGLSPGYVEQVFDIIKTINQQGTTIFLVEQNVNMALSIAHRGYVLQMGEVVLAGTAQELAENPLIKKAYLGTAVEA
- a CDS encoding PIN domain-containing protein, coding for MRNRPLRTARGAGEAGRLFVDSGAWIALRSRRDQHHTEADRLFREALRRRLRLITTNLVLAEVHRLTLFRVGSQAASRALDRIDASPSMTVHFAGSEDHAAARGWLERLAPRPVTYTDAVGFAVMESTGCTRVLGFDRDFEVAGFELWRPRV
- the hemH gene encoding ferrochelatase; translation: MPRPIGAVLLIAFGGPEKPEDIRPFLRNVTRGRPIPAARLEEVAHHYERIGGRSPFNELTFRQAEALRARLRADGLGLPVYVGMRNWTPYLHETLAAMGAEGVQQALGVILSAHQTEASWDRYQANVAEARARVSAGAPVVEYAPPWFDRPGFIEAMADRVREALEGIPAAARADAPVVFTAHSVPVGMADGSPYVGQITASSRLVAERLGAAGPIRWSVAYQSRSGRPDEPWLEPDVGSEIRRLAAAGVCHVVVAPIGFVCDHVEVLYDLDVEARATAAACGVGFRRAATVGDHPAFIGMLAGVVRETVSGTGPTRP